In Halopelagius longus, the following proteins share a genomic window:
- the purE gene encoding 5-(carboxyamino)imidazole ribonucleotide mutase yields MSDDTDADNVDVQDLIDRLRAEANADVDPETTPEVGIIMGSDSDLDVMSRAHDALDELGFEEQTDFRDAPEARFTYETYVVSAHRTPELMYAYGETAAERGLDVIIAGAGGKSADLPNMTASIAYPLPVVGVPVQEKSVDSVIGMPTGAPIVAVDAGKSFNAALSATQILARRHEELEERLVEYHEELVSGVAAVSRDLHDTGVEAFRESR; encoded by the coding sequence ATGAGCGACGACACAGACGCAGACAACGTGGACGTACAGGACCTCATCGACCGACTCCGCGCGGAGGCGAACGCGGACGTGGACCCCGAGACGACGCCCGAGGTGGGCATCATCATGGGGTCGGACTCGGACCTCGACGTGATGTCCAGGGCCCACGACGCCCTCGACGAACTCGGGTTCGAAGAGCAGACCGACTTCCGCGACGCGCCCGAGGCGCGCTTTACGTACGAGACGTACGTCGTCTCGGCGCACCGGACGCCCGAACTCATGTACGCGTACGGCGAGACGGCGGCCGAGAGGGGCCTCGACGTGATAATCGCCGGCGCGGGCGGGAAGTCCGCGGACCTGCCGAACATGACCGCCTCCATCGCGTACCCGCTTCCGGTCGTCGGCGTGCCGGTTCAGGAGAAGTCCGTCGATTCGGTCATCGGGATGCCGACGGGCGCGCCCATCGTCGCCGTGGACGCGGGCAAGTCGTTCAACGCGGCGCTCTCGGCGACGCAGATACTCGCTCGGCGGCACGAGGAACTCGAAGAACGCCTCGTCGAGTACCACGAGGAGTTGGTGTCGGGCGTCGCCGCGGTGTCTCGGGACCTCCACGACACGGGCGTCGAGGCGTTCCGAGAGTCGAGGTAG
- a CDS encoding NADH-quinone oxidoreductase subunit A translates to MSDWIAIGALGLVGVGIPLGMMAVSALLRPTVPEQGKSATYESGEVPTGTARVQFNIQYYMVALLFLVFDIETVLLFPWTVIYRSALAQGASLTQVLLPMLVFIGILVVGLVWAWRNGAIRWVKSPLANRRKTERQT, encoded by the coding sequence ATGAGTGATTGGATCGCAATCGGTGCGTTGGGCCTCGTCGGCGTCGGCATCCCGCTGGGGATGATGGCGGTGTCGGCGCTCCTGCGTCCAACAGTGCCGGAACAAGGGAAGAGCGCCACCTACGAGAGCGGTGAGGTACCCACGGGTACGGCGCGCGTCCAGTTCAACATCCAGTACTACATGGTCGCGCTGCTGTTCCTCGTGTTCGACATCGAAACCGTTCTCCTATTTCCGTGGACGGTCATCTACCGCTCCGCGTTGGCCCAGGGTGCTAGTTTGACGCAGGTGTTGCTGCCGATGCTGGTATTCATCGGCATCCTCGTCGTCGGCTTGGTCTGGGCGTGGCGCAACGGCGCTATCAGGTGGGTCAAAAGCCCGCTTGCGAACCGTCGGAAGACAGAGAGACAAACATGA